A stretch of the Zeugodacus cucurbitae isolate PBARC_wt_2022May chromosome 6, idZeuCucr1.2, whole genome shotgun sequence genome encodes the following:
- the LOC105209846 gene encoding uncharacterized protein LOC105209846 isoform X2: protein MKNMDKNAGGDGSDGKSGVGVGLGGGGSGKAGSSASGGGGAGVHDPSALLDAASLFAYWGRDPTSAAAAASNPLFNSQFNAAAAAGLGLLQNPASAANDRYSIAAAAAAAASHHHQNTMAVAASQAASLASLHPASWWSMAQLAAQDYFTRLQASGLSPFAHPDVMAAFGPAALGLGGAAGTGGTGVNSAGGGVGALGAGTGGSNVGSGSSSSSSSKSSKSRKEKRQQQQQAQQQQQQNLAAAAAAAAAAAVSANPAAALAGMHGLVGAGGSLNPSSMGMGGSGSTGNTTGVGGSSGGSSSSYKSSSTSYSKPSVSPVLPPPPGSAYDPVQLHKELLAMQVAAASGGSSSSSSSKKSSSHHHTQSHQSSSNNNSGGGGIGGGSGGSSGLGMSSGASSSLGGSNNNNSNKNSPMSNVGNAAMHHLSALGGNVGGSNSTAHHINALMSPHGSLGGSSGMGSGGSNMGASSSGGSNSSASSSKAERDKNNASLNALSSLSQFGALGMSPQQSMQAAMNAFAASNPAAAAAAAAAASAAVGGGKGGKDYMPSGILSAALEGNDHQSLLGVRLPPDTEIIKYTSSIVGPKIPGTTSRGRKKTISDEQQQQQQLLAQQQQLQQQQLQKQELDATNALSSLLSIPGLSPAKRARLEMEYAAMAAAVNVAQQQQHQQQQQQQQAQQQQQQQQAQQQQQQQQQAQQQQQAQQQLQQQHQHALNVAAASGFGGIGVGGTNTTTAAQAAAAAAAAAAALGQLSGPAAAAALSASGLGMGAPMGLSGLGGLGALGGLGNPTGRLDPHTLGATTLSATPSNSRDSSTDRVEVIKLPPTITSNGAYNLSNKNKDLLDLTGDNSSGAGVNLSMKSSSSTATTNATTASSALIGTAANPIMIEDYDAPLNLSMKPADKQSSSACMSSSMVGGSSDYNSPVNMGGTVAVPAGSGGSNSLQSLTSITAALGGGSSTPLPGSGASSSGGNAGSSGSGGSSGGGGGSGGERSGQPPFKEGRPRNLGRGVSKPKKNTVASLLAQSRAVGIKPMLATQQLLQQGADLEKIRQALNEANAQLDLSTDSESVAAESGLSESESEDANILNVTELRVPLDLGWKRETVIRGLTKAGQIRGEVVYYAPGGTVPLKNIGQVISHLEKNPSKLTRDNFSFSSRAIVGSFLQPAPPPYANDGEYIRMTDEDVAKRLEDLKIFTRQTLNVEQRIEIAKQQQAIRDAKKQQKEEMARNKEKARQEKNEKLEQQRKEKELKNQQMIEARKKRQEELERIKQEELLKKQQEKEKKRQEAILAKEQELQKQKEALLAAEMERERRRQHMALVRQLEARRKFVEREKKKHQMILDRLILREKRMAIRKRDTEILAQIRKPNEDSEVAHPYELPELERIGGNRLPGQAMADLLMVYEFLHNFGETLGFDMESLPSLQNLHDALISDSNPDAEEELLSVMTHLLVCAIEDPGIPNPGRHTTLLGQSLRNADITNSNVSEILRIYLYATATGEIRQLHGITMDRERERRIPDHHQVDADTASHSGKNAEYYKLLHENETWKLSHSLKNRPFVALNPTRKAQILAHLCNDLLMNKAVLKQIDGSLETCAQMRKERYMTDMKVRKYKALHQRKARIEAYEKAQAEREAAMQAAIAAQQKADAERMQKEAEAAAAAAEAAANAAAAATTNAAEQEKQCEENDGDSGAAVDGANGGETPANSNTNNASPVDAEHNNNNSSGATNNGEHHNKNENDISAANVEKMDVDGDVTIINNCDEANTVKSEKDNQSLPLPADAGAPAIVGANNLADSSLPHGLPTPALPNVFDGLKYDVSPTKSYNSDNAVTPNKQAKLDESVVCVPAYQNGIASMPAGLPGVCTTTAMAHAATPSDLSNLLPKKAGNDDQPISTDVGLDDDLSDLESDITNVEEDEDTRLSADELQKKLDKILRASMNCKELLEKSTNQLRATCFGQDRFWRRYWKLPKAGGIFIEALESAQNDIFHYQEILEVEAEEARAAKLLNGESEAKQECKEEDAEEADDEGADTENADEGAEVDSKESGNACKNTEEEDKSMEATATTLTAKESEEKMQVDDVAEVTTPTPSVINNNNNTNGNVCNMTPTAVIDDDDDDVVLTSKDEPEIVDLRDDDDDDDDVVHTATIPAPKRMDIDVDNYMSKKPHVDAATISTKTDFEAEIKIPAIPAQFNAAIAAAAAAAAAAANANATNTTVTNAIGDKNCDKNEIAMLTSSASGSASPMTMPTPTSTPMPMPMPLPMPLPAATGLPVSANNTIVSYNSNNNSINTITSGTGSTVGVMDVSSTTAAIIDSVVKAEDLKKEDDCIIVSATSGDDALFKQPVNVSDKWFSIFDRELPLMSTEPMDEASLKEYKMSIANISCDSLFQTQGHPWEVQNVVPFFNVTLDECKVDPTKFVQECILSLSGLDEKQMEAKIREYEEKMVLAASAPSEGADADTAVASPFDSKNCLPRQRLKSEEAAESGDEEEEDEQKYESDCKPSTSAAAAAKSTSSPVIKTDAVKSEENDEERTEEKKFFPYLNDTKVESGVDCKPHKDVNDAAAGEAKEHDFNTVRLEIRMDDIAGMSIQNLANMSLQNLTTFLQYDVQTPLSMTPEEQLQLEKVKKEGFPKKLVGSYVSRDRRYGWWKVDTFEMLQRVIDSLDPSGLRERDLQENLLRFMQQEDPPTIGIKYPLASKPGEDVPYLQPDKPHDWNPKIAKRTELALLDQLEALEDKIASASMQLKNWQLPPRIENEINLELEDVTEEDFISIIPMIRERIIDLEANIERRYLKPPLGSQTGDAHLAVIAQNQHTTTQTQNSAAAAAFLLQMQQQQAAAAQQQLINMQSQQTQNVINASAFNERAMAIAAANAAAAAAAAGNASGDAAGGHTANTSGNNSGGDSPASNCDSEKDEKVENVPKGLASWRDAVSRSHTTAQLAMALYVLESCVAWDKSIMKAYCQFCTSGENEDKLLLCDGCDKGYHTYCFKPKMDNIPDGDWYCYECVNKATNERKCIVCGGLRPSPVGKMIYCDLCPRAYHADCYIPPLLKVPRGKWYCHGCITKAPPPKKRTSSKPRRDRDSSKRRDRHSNSSTSSNIDLQQQHQQQQQQHHQYQHQSQHQQQHHQLQLQQQAAVLAQAQAMAAASAEHHLHNSSQLSLNSSHDESMTSLPTPLSPAHSIASTSFDEQHNNSIDATRFQYQHQQQHQQHQQQQQYQQMVGGNATTLAVGMPVGVGVGKGAPTTMLPDASGTTSLVHNNMIGAHLTNNDHATTDSCVDGAPANALLNPITGSVMPPMFNNAAPSGYATPPSSQLSQTPHAPLSAGGALVPHVTPTTLPTVSTAVGGASPMPVNYMPLTASQQQQLAQLQMNSNGGVQLPPPSSPYNATAQSPLPPPTLLPPTSAISTSPQPATTLPLIMPPTGMVQQQHQQPQLSPLLQSSILSPQHSSNHVPTANQMHSPRASTPTQHSPQTVGHNSQSQSPATHQFGGLSPMSQCGTPQPPPPLNIHAVQEAKEKLKQEKKEKHATKKLMKELAICKTLLGEMELHEDSWPFLLPVNTKQFPTYRKIIKNPMDLSTIKKRLQDLTYKSREDFCVDVRQIFDNCEMFNEDDSPVGKAGHGMRKFFELRWAELTDKHS from the exons ATGAAAAACATGGACAAAAATGCCGGCGGCGACGGCAGCGATGGTAAATCGGGTGTCGGCGTCGGTCTGGGTGGGGGCGGCAGTGGTAAGGCCGGCTCTAGCGCCAGTGGGGGCGGTGGAGCCGGAGTGCACGATCCCTCCGCATTGTTGGATGCTGCCTCGCTATTCG CTTATTGGGGCCGTGATCCAACAAGCGCTGCCGCAGCCGCTTCCAATCCGCTATTCAATTCACAATTCAATGCTGCCGCAGCAGCCGGCTTGGGCTTGTTGCAGAATCCGGCTAGCGCAGCAAATGATCGATATTCGATAGCAGCTGCTGCAGCGGCCGCCGCATCACATCATCATCAGAATACCATGGCAGTGGCGGCATCTCAGGCGGCCAGTTTGGCTAGTCTGCATCCAGCAA GTTGGTGGTCTATGGCCCAACTGGCAGCTCAAGACTATTTCACCCGCCTGCAAGCTTCCGGCCTCTCGCCGTTCGCACATCCTGATGTGATGGCCGCCTTTGGGCCAGCAGCACTGGGTCTTGGCGGTGCGGCCGGTACCGGTGGTACAGGCGTCAACAGTGCTGGTGGCGGTGTCGGTGCTCTGGGTGCCGGTACGGGTGGCAGTAATGTTGGCAGTGGCAGCAGTTCTTCGTCAAGCAGTAAATCAAGTAAATCCCGCAAAGAGAAAcgtcagcaacagcagcaggctcaacaacagcaacaacagaatTTAGCTGCAGCtgcagcggcggcagcagccGCGGCTGTTAGTGCTAATCCGGCCGCGGCTTTGGCTGGCATGCACGGTTTGGTGGGTGCGGGCGGTTCGCTTAACCCCTCCTCGATGGGTATGGGTGGTAGTGGCAGTACAGGCAATACCACTGGTGTTGGTGGTAGCAGTGGCGGCAGTAGTTCGTCGTATAAA TCGAGTTCAACCAGCTATAGCAAACCATCTGTGAGTCCGGTTTTACCGCCGCCACCCGGTTCGGCATACGATCCGGTGCAGCTGCACAAAGAATTGTTGGCAATGCAAGTGGCAGCCGCGTCTGGTGGCTCTTCCAGTTCCTCATCGTCGAAGAAATCCTCATCACATCATCACACACAGTCTCACcagagcagcagcaacaacaatagcggtgGTGGTGGTATCGGCGGTGGCAGTGGTGGTAGCAGTGGCTTAGGCATGTCCAGTGGCGCTTCCTCTTCGCTtggcggcagcaacaacaataactctaATAAAAACTCACCCATGAGTAATGTCGGCAATGCGGCCATGCATCATTTGAGCGCTTTGGGTGGCAATGTGGGCGGCAGCAATTCCACGGCGCATCACATAAATGCGTTAATGTCGCCGCACGGTTCATTGGGTGGCAGCAGTGGCATGGGCAGCGGTGGCAGTAATATGGGTGCTAGCAGTAGTGGTGGCAGCAATAGTTCGGCTTCGAGCAGTAAAGCAGAACGTGACAAGAATAACGCTTCGTTGAATGCGCTCAGCTCGCTTTCGCAGTTCGGTGCGCTCGGCATGAGCCCACAGCAGAGCATGCAGGCCGCAATGAATGCGTTCGCCGCATCCAACCCTGCAGCTgcggccgcagcagcagcagccgcgtCGGCAGCGGTCGGTGGTGGCAAAGGTGGCAAAGATTACATGCCAAGTGGTATACTCAG TGCTGCACTGGAAGGAAA CGATCACCAATCCTTACTGGGTGTACGACTGCCGCCCGATACGGAGATTATCAAGTATACATCATCGATTGTTGGTCCCAAAATACCCGGTACTACTTCACGTGGTCGCAAGAAAACTATTTCTgacgaacaacaacagcaacaacaattactcgcacaacaacaacaactgcagcaacagcaattgcaAAAGCAGGAGTTGGACGCCACAAATGCGCTCTCCTCGCTACTCTCCATACCGGGACTGAGTCCGGCTAAGCGTGCACGCCTTGAAATGGAGTATGCTGCAATGGCGGCAGCGGTGAATgtagcacaacagcaacaacaccagcagcagcagcaacaacagcaggcgcaacaacaacagcagcagcaacaagcgcaacaacagcaacagcagcaacaacaggcgcagcaacagcaacaagcacaacaacaattgcaacaacagcatcaGCATGCTTTGAATGTTGCCGCAGCTAGCGGTTTTGGTGGTATCGGTGTTGGTGGCACAAATACCACTACCGCAGcacaagcagcagcagcggcggcagctGCAGCGGCAGCGCTTGGACAATTGAGTGGTCCGGCCGCAGCGGCAGCTTTGAGTGCCAGCGGACTTGGGATGGGTGCACCGATGGGCTTGTCCGGTCTCGGAGGATTGGGTGCTTTGGGCGGCTTAGGCAATCCAACCGGTCGTCTGGATCCGCATACACTGGGCGCAACCACTCTTAGTGCCACGCCTAGCAATAGTCGTGACTCATCGACGGACCGTGTTGAAGTGATAAAACTACCGCCAACGATCACCTCGAACGGCGCCTACAATTTatcgaataaaaacaaagacttGCTTGATTTAACGGGCGACAATAGCAGCGGTGCTGGTGTGAATCTCAGCATGAAATCATCCAGTTCCACTGCCACGACTAATGCCACAACAGCATCGTCAGCGCTAATCGGTACCGCGGCCAATCCCATAATGATCGAGGATTACGATGCGCCATTGAATTTGTCCATGAAACCCGCTGATAAACAGAGTTCCTCCGCCTGCATGTCATCCTCGATGGTGGGCGGCAGTAGCGACTACAATAGTCCGGTGAATATGGGCGGCACTGTGGCGGTGCCTGCCGGCAGTGGTGGTTCGAATAGTTTACAAAGCTTGACTTCGATTACAGCAGCGCTGGGCGGTGGTAGTAGCACACCGCTGCCTGGTAGCGGCGCCAGCAGTAGTGGTGGCAATGCGGGCAGTAGTGGTTCGGGCGGTTccagcggcggcggtggcggtagTGGTGGTGAACGTTCAGGGCAACCGCCTTTTAAGGAGGGGCGGCCGCGCAATCTCGGACGCGGCGTGTCGAAACCGAAGAAAAACACCGTCGCCTCATTGCTGGCACAGTCACGTGCTGTGGGCATCAAACCGATGCTAGCCACTCAGCAGTTGCTGCAGCAAGGCGCTGATTTG GAGAAAATCCGTCAAGCGCTAAATGAAGCGAATGCACAACTGGATCTTTCGACCGACTCCGAAAGCGTTGCCGCCGAAAGTGGGCTCTCCGAGTCGGAGAGCGAAGATGCCAACATTCTAAATGTAACCGAACTACGTGTGCCACTCGATTTGGGTTGGAAGCGAGAGACAGTCATACGTGGCCTAACCAAAGCGGGCCAGATACGCGGCGAAGTCGTTTACTATGCGCCTGGTGGCACAGTGCCGCTAAAGAACATTGGTCAAGTGATCTCT CATTTGGAGAAGAATCCATCGAAGTTGACGCGTGACAATTTCAGCTTTTCTTCACGTGCTATAGTCGGTTCATTCCTACAACCCGCACCACCGCCATACGCCAACGATGGCGAGTACATACGCATGACCGATGAAGATGTGGCGAAGCGTTTGGAggatttgaaaatattcacacgTCAAACTCTGAATGTCGAGCAACGCATCGAGATTGCTAAGCAACAACAGGCCATACGCGATGCGAAGAAACAGCAGAAGGAGGAAATGGCGCGCAACAAGGAAAAAGCACGGCAGGAAAAAAACGAGAAGCTTGAGCAGCAACGAAAAGAAAAGGAGTTAAAAAACCAGCAAATGATTGAG GCGCGCAAGAAGCGTCAAGAAGAACTAGAACGTATCAAGCAAGAGGAGCTGCTCAAGAAACAACAG gaaaaagaaaagaaacgtCAAGAAGCTATTTTAGCTAAAGAACAG GAactccaaaaacaaaaagaagcgTTACTTGCTGCCGAAATG GAACGTGAACGCCGTCGTCAACATATGGCACTTGTGCGTCAGCTGGAGGCGCGTCGCAAGTTTGTCGAGcgtgagaagaagaagcatCAAATGATTTTAGACCGTCTGATATTACGTGAGAAACGTATGGCTATACGAAAGCGTGATACTGAAATTTTAGCACAAATAAG AAAACCCAATGAGGACTCTGAAGTTGCACATCCATACGAGTTACCCGAATTGGAACGCATTGGAGGAAATCGTTTGCCTGGGCAAGCGATGGCTGATCTGTTGATGGTATACGAGTTCTTGCATAACTTCGGCGAAACCTTAGGATTTG ACATGGAGTCACTGCCCAGTCTGCAGAATCTGCACGATGCACTGATTAGTGACAGCAATCCCGACGCGGAGGAAGAGCTGCTATCTGTGATGACTCATTTGCTGGTGTGCGCCATCGAGGATCCGGGCATACCGAATCCGGGACGTCACACCACACTGCTTGGACAATCGCTGCGTAACGCGGACATCACGAATTCGAATGTTTCGGAGATATTACGCATTTATCTGTACGCCACCGCTACCGGTGAGATACGTCAACTGCACGGTATAACAATGGATCGTGAGCGCGAGCGTCGCATACCCGATCACCATCAGGTGGACGCCGATACGGCTTCGCATTCCGgtaaaaatgccgaatactatAAATTGTTACATGAAAACGAGACTTGGAAATTATCGCATTCCCTGAAGAATCGTCCGTTCGTCGCATTGAATCCCACACGAAAGGCACAAATACTCGCACATCTCTGTAACGACCTGCTCATGAATAAGGCAGTGTTGAAACAGATCGACGGCAGTTTAGAAACATGCGCGCAGATGCGCAAAGAGCGATATATGACCGACATGAAGGTGCGCAAGTACAAAGCGCTGCATCAACGCAAGGCACGTATTGAGGCCTACGAGAAGGCACAGGCCGAACGCGAGGCCGCAATGCAAGCAGCTATTGCCGCACAGCAGAAAGCCGATGCCGAGCGCATGCAGAAGGAGGCAGAggcagcagcggcggcagccGAAGCCGCAGCGAATGCCGCAGCGGCCGCGACCACTAATGCTGCGGAACAGGAGAAACAGTGTGAAGAGAATGATGGCGATAGCGGGGCAGCAGTTGATGGGGCCAATGGTGGCGAAACCCCGGCTAATAGTAACACTAATAACGCCTCACCGGTTGATGCGgaacataataacaacaacagcagcggggCCACTAACAATGGTGAGCATCACAACAAGAACGAGAACGATATAAGCGCAGCAAATGTCGAGAAAATGGACGTTGATGGCGATGTGACCATCATAAATAATTGCGATGAAGCTAACACCGTGAAAAGCGAAAAGGATAATCAATCACTACCTTTGCCCGCGGACGCTGGTGCACCAGCCATAGTTGGCGCGAACAATCTGGCTGATTCATCATTGCCACATGGGCTGCCCACGCCCGCGTTACCCAATGTCTTCGATGGACTTAAATACGATGTGAGTCCCACAAAGAGTTACAACAGTGACAATGCGGTCACACCCAACAAGCAGGCGAAGCTAGATGAGTCCGTTGTATGTGTGCCTGCTTACCAGAACGGCATTGCTAGCATGCCAGCTGGCTTGCCGGGCGTTTGCACTACAACCGCAATGGCACACGCTGCAACGCCGTCCGATTTGAGTAATCTGTTGCCGAAGAAGGCGGGCAACGATGACCAGCCAATATCTACGGATGTGGGACTGGACGATGATCTCAGCGATTTGGAATCGGATATTACAAATGTTGAGGAGGACGAGGACACGCGTTTGAGTGCCGATGAGCTGCAAAAGAAACTCGACAAGATCTTGCGTGCGTCCATGAATTGCAAAGAGCTGCTCGAGAAGAGCACCAATCAGTTGCGTGCCACATGTTTCGGACAAGATCGTTTCTGGCGACGCTATTGGAAGTTGCCGAAGGCAGGTGGTATCTTCATTGAAGCGTTGGAATCTGCACAGAACGATATATTCCACTATCAGGAAATTTTGGAAGTGGAGGCTGAGGAGGCGCGTGCCGCTAAACTATTGAACGGCGAAAGTGAGGCTAAGCAGGAGTGCAAGGAAGAGGATGCCGAAGAGGCTGATGACGAAGGTGCAGACACAGAGAATGCCGATGAAGGCGCTGAAGTCGATTCTAAGGAGAGTGGGAACGCATGTAAAAATACTGAGGAGGAAGATAAAAGCATGGAAGCCACAGCTACAACGTTAACAGCGAAAGAGTCTGAGGAAAAGATGCAAGTCGATGACGTAGCCGAAGTGACCACACCCACTCCAAGtgtcatcaacaacaacaacaataccaatggTAATGTCTGCAACATGACACCTACAGCGGTGATTGACGATGACGACGATGACGTTGTGTTGACCAGCAAAGACGAACCGGAGATTGTTGATTTGCgcgatgatgatgacgacgatGATGACGTCGTACACACCGCCACCATACCGGCGCCGAAGCGCATGGACATTGATGTGGACAACTACATGAGCAAAAAGCCACATGTCGATGCGGCCACCATCTCCACCAAGACCGACTTTGAGGCAGAGATCAAAATACCAGCCATACCAGCTCAATTCAATGCAGCCATTgccgctgctgccgccgccgcagcTGCTGCAGCCAATGCCAATGCCACAAATACCACGGTGACAAATGCTATTGGCGATAAAAACTGTGATAAAAATGAGATTGCAATGTTGACGTCGTCAGCGTCTGGTTCAGCGTCGCCGATGACGATGCCAACACCGACATCAACTCCAATGCCGATGCCAATGCCATTACCGATGCCGCTGCCAGCAGCAACGGGCTTGCCAGTTAGCGCCAACAACACAATAGTCAgctacaacagcaataacaacagtatCAACACAATAACCAGTGGTACAGGCAGCACCGTTGGTGTAATGGATGTGAGCAGCACGACAGCCGCGATTATAGATAGCGTCGTGAAGGCCGAGGACTTAAAGAAGGAGGACGACTGCATTATCGTGTCGGCCACGAGCGGCGATGATGCGCTCTTCAAACAGCCGGTAAATGTCTCAGATAAGTGGTTCTCGATATTCGATCGCGAATTGCCATTAATGTCGACCGAGCCGATGGATGAAGCCAGTCTCAAAGAGTACAAGATGTCTATCGCAAATATCTCATGCGACTCTCTCTTCCAGACACAGGGCCATCCGTGGGAGGTGCAGAATGTCGTACCATTTTTCAACGTGACACTGGACGAATGCAAAGTGGACCCGACGAAATTCGTGCAGGAGTGCATACTCTCGCTTTCGGGCCTCGATGAGAAACAGATGGAGGCGAAGATACGTGAATATGAGGAAAAAATGGTATTGGCAGCGAGCGCGCCATCCGAAGGCGCAGATGCAGATACAGCGGTGGCATCACCGTTTGACTCAAAAAACTGCCTTCCTCGTCAGCGATTAAAGAGTGAGGAAGCCGCGGAGAGCGGTGATGAGGAGGAAGAGGATGAGCAAAAGTACGAAAGTGACTGCAAACCATCCACCTCGGCGGCGGCTGCTGCGAAATCAACCTCGTCACCAGTCATCAAAACCGACGCAGTGAAAAGTGAGGAGAATGATGAAGAACGCACCGAAGAGAAGAAATTCTTTCCATATTTAAATGACACAAAAGTCGAGAGCGGTGTTGATTGTAAGCCGCACAAGGACGTCAACGATGCTGCCGCCGGCGAAGCCAAAGAGCACGACTTCAACACAGTCAGACTGGAAATACGCATGGACGATATCGCCGGCATGTCCATACAGAATTTAGCCAATATGTCACTGCAAAATCTCACCACATTCCTGCAATACGACGTGCAAACGCCGCTCTCAATGACACCGGAAGAGCAACTGCAATTGGAGAAGGTGAAGAAGGAGGGTTTCCCCAAAAAGTTGGTCGGTTCATATGTATCACGTGACCGACGCTACGGCTGGTGGAAAGTGGACACCTTCGAAATGTTGCAGCGCGTCATCGATTCGCTCGATCCGAGTGGTTTACGCGAACGCGATTTGCAAGAGAATCTCTTACGCTTCATGCAACAAGAAGATCCGCCCACCATCGGCATCAAATATCCGTTAGCCAGCAAACCCGGAGAAGATGTGCCATATCTGCAACCGGACAAGCCACACGACTGGAATCCCAAGATAGCCAAACGCACCGAACTGGCGCTGCTCGATCAACTCGAAGCGCTGGAGGACAAAATCGCCAGTGCCTCCATGCAACTGAAGAACTGGCAGCTACCGCCGCGCATCGAAAACGAGATCAATCTCGAGTTGGAGGATGTCACCGAGGAAGATTTCATCAGCATCATACCAATGATACGCGAACGCATCATCGATCTGGAGGCGAACATTGAGCGTCGCTACTTGAAACCGCCGCTCGGCTCGCAAACCGGCGACGCGCATTTGGCAGTGATCGCACAAAATCAGCACACCACCACACAGACACAGAACTCGGCGGCCGCTGCAGCGTTCCtcttgcaaatgcaacaacaacaggcagctgccgcacaacaacaactcatcAATATGCAATCACAACAAACCCAGAACGTCATCAACGCGTCGGCATTCAATGAGCGCGCTATGGCTATAGCGGCTGCCAATGCCGCCgcagccgctgctgctgctggcaaTGCGAGCGGCGATGCTGCGGGCGGTCACACAGCCAATACGAGCGGCAACAATTCGGGCGGCGATTCTCCGGCAAGCAATTGTGACAGCGAGAAGGACGAGAAGGTGGAGAATGTGCCGAAGGGCTTGGCTTCGTGGCGTGATGCAGTCTCACGTTCGCACACCACCGCACAGCTGGCGATGGCGCTCTACGTGCTGGAGTCGTGTGTGGCCTGGGACAAGAGCATAATGAAAGCG TACTGTCAGTTTTGTACATCTGGCGAGAATGAGGATAAATTGCTGTTATGCGACGGCTGCGACAAAGGCTATCACACCTATTGCTTCAAACCGAAAATGGACAATATACCCGATGGTGATTG GTATTGTTATGAGTGTGTCAATAAGGCGACGAACGAACGCAAATGCATTGTCTGCGGTGGTTTGCGGCCCTCACCCGTTGGTAAAATGATCTATTGCGATTTGTGTCCGCGTGCCTATCATGCCGATTGCTACATACCGCCGTTGTTGAAAGTGCCGCGCGGCAAGTGGTACTGTCACGGTTGCATCACGAAGGCACCACCGCCGAAGAAGCGCACGAGTAGCAAGCCGCGACGTGATCGTGACTCCTCAAAGCGACGCGATCGTCATAGCAACTCGTCAACATCATCGAACAtagatttgcaacaacaacaccaacaacagcagcaacaacatcaccAGTACCAACATCAGtcacagcatcaacaacaacaccatcaaTTACAGCTCCAACAACAGGCTGCGGTTCTAGCGCAGGCGCAGGCCATGGCAGCTGCCTCGGCGGAACACCACCTGCACAATTCATCACAGCTATCGCTGAATTCGTCGCATGACGAGTCGATGACGTCGTTACCGACGCCGCTCAG TCCAGCGCATTCGATTGCTTCCACCTCATTCGATGAACAGCACAATAATTCGATTGATGCGACGCGTTTTCAGtatcagcatcaacaacaacaccaacaacatcaacagcagcaacagtatCAACAAATGGTTGGTGGTAACGCAACCACTCTTGCGGTGGGTATGCCTGTTGGCGTTGGTGTAGGTAAGGGCGCTCCAACAACCATGTTGCCAGATGCTAGTGGCACAACATCGTTGGTGCATAACAATATGATCGGTGCACATTTGACGAACAATGACCACGCGACAACAGATAGTTGCGTAGATGGCGCGCCTGCAAATGCTCTATTGAATCCGATAACTGGTAGCGTCATGCCACCCATGTTCAACAACGCGGCACCGAGTGGCTACGCCACGCCTCCATCATCACAGTTGTCACAAACTCCACATGCACCACTGTCAGCCGGTGGCGCGTTGGTGCCACACGTTACGCCAACCACCTTGCCAACAGTAAGTACCGCCGTGGGTGGCGCGTCCCCCATGCCCGTAAACTACATGCCGCTAACAGCCAGTCAGCAACAGCAACTCGCTCAACTGCAAATGAACAGTAATGGTGGCGTGCAGTTGCCACCGCCATCATCACCATACAATGCAACGGCACAATCGCCGTTGCCGCCGCCGACATTGCTGCCGCCCACCAGCGCCATCAGTACATCGCCACAACCAGCCACAACACTACCGCTCATTATGCCTCCAACCGGCATGGttcaacagcaacaccaacagccACAATTGTCGCCGCTGCTGCAATCGTCGATTTTGTCGCCCCAACACAGCAGCAATCATGTACCGACAGCCAACCAAATGCACTCGCCACGTGCCAGCACGCCAACGCAGCACTCACCACAAACGGTGGGCCACAACTCGCAGTCGCAATCGCCGGCCACGCATCAATTTGGCGGCCTCTCGCCGATGAGTCAATGCGGCACACCACAACCACCACCGCCGTTGAATATACACGCGGTTCAGGAGGCAAAAGAGAAGCTGAAGCAGGAAAAGAAGGAGAAGCACGCCACCAAGAAGCTGATGAAGGAGCTGGCCATATGCAAGACATTGCTGGGCGAAATGGAG TTGCACGAAGATTCGTGGCCATTTTTGTTGCCAGTGAATACCAAACAATTTCCGACTTATCGTAAGATAATTAAAAATCCAATGGACTTATCCACCATCAAGAAACGCTTACAGGACTTGAC CTATAAAAGTCGCGAAGATTTCTGCGTCGACGTCCGTCAAATATTCGATAACTGTGAAATGTTCAACGAGGACGACTCGCCGGTCGGCAAAGCGGGTCATGGCATGCGCAAATTTTTCGAACTGCGCTGGGCTGAGTTGACCGACAAGCACTCATGA